The stretch of DNA ACTCCCACCAACAGGTTTACAACAACATTGGGGACCAGATGTAGCGGGTGTTGGACTTACACTAGCACATCGATGTAATCTATGCTGTATAAGCTTTATAGAATAATActtagaatagaataaatacttACAAGTATACAAGACGACCATCTGGTAGAACCATTGGAATCATAGTTGAACCTAGAGGAGCACCTGGAACATACAACATTGGCTGCACAAGTACGAAGAATGTCAAAGATAAACAGTAGTTAGAAGATACCACCCTCCTGTACTTTTTATTCCCTCATGCATTGGGATGGTTTATAAATATAAGATTTCATCTACCTGTGCGGCTTGAGCACCAAGCACACCATAAGCACCTGCCACTCCATTTCCATGTGGATTGTAAGCGCCTGCCAGGCCATTTCCAAGTGGATTATAAGCTCCCATCAGTCCATATCCAAGTGGGGTATAACTTGGGAGCAATGGACCTCCTTTAGGTACTGATGTCGTATCATCCTTCTTTTCAGCAAGAGGTTTTGCAAGTGAACAATCCAGCAGATGACCTGATGGACAAAAAAATCATGGCCTTCTGCATACATGAAGCAAAATTGACTAGCTATAGAAGGACGCTAGAGAAGGAaactcaccatcaagttcgtatcTCTCAGTGTCCTTTAGAGCCTTCATAGCCATGGATCGTTCTTTGAAGTGAACAAAACCATATCGATTTTCATGACCAGCTTTTGCAGGAGGAATAACAACTTTTGTAACTTCTCCAAGGTGCTCAAATAGCCTTTTCAGTTGCTCTTGAGTAACAGTCTTGGGAAGGTTTTTTATATATAGTGATTTAacctgaagaaaaaaaaagtgcacAATTATATACAATATCATGAACGATTTAACACAAAAGTTAGCATTTCCTCATTTGGGTCCATATACAATATCATGAATTCATGACATAAGAAACATCAAATGTATCATTTTGTCATATGGTGCTCAGTACCTGTGAAGTAGAGGCAGATTCACCGCCATTCTTAGTATCTGCCCAGCTGACATTAGGGGCATTTTTATCTAGTTTGAATTCTGGGGTAGACATCTTCTTCTTAGCATACTCTGCGCAAGCCTGGTTGTAGTATTCAATAAAGCCATAACCCTTGTTCGTATCTGAACGTGGTGCCTACAATAAATATACATTCAGAGTAATAAAATAGCTTAAAATTGTTGAACCATCCTAATATTGTCactgttcgcctaaacggccgtttagaccgtttaaacGCCGTGTAAACGCTACACGGTGATACACCGTTTTCGTTTAATCATCCATTTAGCCTGTTTAATTGAGCGTTTAGCCTGTTTAATGGACTGTTTAGCCTGGATAATGGCTAAACGGcaggtgaccgactgtttaccgtttagcgtttagaAAAACATTGAATATTGTATCCGTACCTTCACGAGATTAACTTTTACAACTCCAGGACCAACTTCCTCCACTGCTTCTTTGAAAATATCCTCTGTCCATTTATAGGGTATGTTCCCAATAAACAGCCTGTTCTTAGCCTGGGAGGAAGAAACTCTTATCTTCTTTCCCTGTTATTACAAGAACCATATAGTAGGGTTCTAGTCAGTATCAAAATACAAGATACATGAATCAGATAACAAGTAACCAGGAAGTACAAGCATGcattcatgtcctttgggttgtaaAACTAAGTTTGCATAATATGTAGTCCCCACAAATATTTTAAaaagaccccccccccccccccccattaTTGTTGAAACATAATCTACAGCCATCCACAATCCTGCTTTCTGAAGGTATAACTGAACACAGGGGTCTGCAACTTTTCAAACTCAATAGTGGAACTGCTGCAGAACTCCTTTTTATATATACCAAGTGGATATGAGTGTAACCGTATAGCCTTGTACTTGCCTGTGTCTCAAACTGATCCATGAAACTAAACATAAAGTCCATAAAAATACAGTTTTCAACTTAGTTCCCTACTTGGGAAGATCTTTTTTATCAATACTTGCTTTATCACATATACACATCCTATAAAGACCAATATAAATAATGGCAATAAATCGTTGGCATGGATAACATGAGGATCAACTATGAGTTCAACCTAAAACAAACCTTTAGATCTTTATTGTTCAACTTCTGGATGGCCTTTACAGCCAGCTCTTTAGTTCTGAAATTGACAAAAGCATACAGCTTACCACTCTTTCCTGGCATTCGCACCTGCAGACCagaaaataaaaggaaaaagactCTGAatttagaagaaaaaaaatgcaaaaggTAGCACAGAGAAAGCAGGGAGTACTCACTTCCACTACTTCTCCAATAGACTCGCAGAGTTTTCTGAGATCATCAGAAGAGACATCAGAAGATATGCCCCCAACATAAACTTCAGATCCATGAGGAGGAAGAGAAAGAAGTTCAGCATGACTCTCTTTTTCATCCTCATCCCTATCAGCATCCACCATTTTACTGTCATGTTTAGCATCAACTTGGCGTGCAAATTCAGCTTGTTCATACTCGTCCTCTGGCTCTTCATAGTCGACCTCCTCCTCAACTTCTTcatactcaacttcttcttcctcttcatcTACCTCATCAGGATCATCAAACtccaaatggtcttgttgtttGACCGATTCAGCTGGTTGTGTGGAAGCAGCATTTTCTGTCCACCTCGGCATCTTCCAAAGCTTAAAGTTCCAAGGAAACTTTGGAAAGAGCACAGGAACCAACAATATTGGGGGAGAAAAGTGATGATGTATGGATAGgaagaaaaaaaacagaaaCAGCTAGAAAAAATGATACAAAATAATCTGCAATTTGGTTCAGCCATGGGCATCCAAGTGGGAAATGGGACCCCAGAGTAAGCGGCTGTTAAGGCACAAATGCAGAAATAGCAGTATGCGCAGATGGGCAGCATGGAAGGCTTTCAAGAATGCGATAGCATCGGCCGCATGAGCATGCAAAAGAGGGCAAGCAAAGACGATGCTATCTGATGTATAACTGAACAGGTTGGTGTAATTGCAAGGCACCAACATTCCATGAGGAatggaaggaaagaaagaaaaaagaacagGGAAAAGAAACAGGAATTAGAGAACAATGTAAATGATAtgagaaaacaaaaacaaaaacctgAGCACAAGTAAACAGCAAGGTAGCGTATAATCTGACTAATAATGACAAAACATGCGGAAATTGGTCATTCTGTCAGTCTATAACTTCAGTAACTTTCAGACTCACTTATGCAAAGTACCTTAGctttatcttgaaaaaaaaatttacTTCTATGCATTCGAAAAATTAAACTCGTCTTCTTCCACACAAATATAGCAGCCATCTAATCGTGTTGTAGTCAAACATTTAATTTGAGCACAGAACACCTCAGTCAACAACTCAACATATAACAAGGGCCATACAGTGTCTTATATAAACTATCGTTCTCCTCGGATCCGAGGGCGGAGCCAGAAAAGGACATGAGTGTACACATTCACACCCGAGAATTTTTGGCGAAAAAAATCGAAGACAGTAGACATATACACCACTACAGTGTGATCAAATTAGACGCGAATACAAATGGATTACGTTAGGGTTCGGGTGCTCGGTTTCGCGCGGAGGTAACGGAAGAGGAGAGGGTGTGAGTACCTGGCTGGTGGGTGCTCTTCGCCGGCTAAGGGCGCCGAAGATGATGGAGACCTGGTCACCTCGcgtagggcggcggcggcggcggctggcggcggcggtggcggtcgCGCCGCACGTGAGGGGAACGGGAGAACCACAGAgggagagaagaagaaaaggcCGGCCGGCCCGCAATGAGCAATCGGTCAGGCAGCGTCGTCGCTCGTCTCGTACCTTGGGCCTTGGGCCTTGGGCCAGTGCGGGGTGCGGGCTGACTATTGAatccatttaggccttgtttagttctaaaaatatttttgcaaaaattttcacattccccgttacgtcgaatcttacggtacatgcataaagcattaaatatagaaaaaagaaaataactaattacacagttcacttgtaatttgcgagacgaatcttttgagtctagttagtccatgattgaataatctttgtcaaatacaaacgaaagtactactattcttattttacaaaaaaaattttaaagtaaacaaggccttacattaGACTTCGATAGCTATAGATATACATCGAGTTGGAAAAAACCTGAACTATGCTCAAAGTCTTTCTCCCTAGCCTTATATTAGAAGCCTTGGTGAATGATGTAATTATTTTTGAAAACCAATAAAGTGTGCCGAATGGCTTTCTAAAAAAACTCTAAAAAATAGGTAAACCACCTTCCTTAATTTTAAAACCATTTATGATTGATTTTTTCTAAATCATTCATTTACCTCCCTGACCCAGTTATAAGTGATTTTTAAAGGcggttttgtttttttctttttatttatttcggctGAACTTTTGAAAGATCATAGTAAATtgcagaaaaattataaaat from Sorghum bicolor cultivar BTx623 chromosome 8, Sorghum_bicolor_NCBIv3, whole genome shotgun sequence encodes:
- the LOC8071416 gene encoding heterogeneous nuclear ribonucleoprotein R, which encodes MPRWTENAASTQPAESVKQQDHLEFDDPDEVDEEEEEVEYEEVEEEVDYEEPEDEYEQAEFARQVDAKHDSKMVDADRDEDEKESHAELLSLPPHGSEVYVGGISSDVSSDDLRKLCESIGEVVEVRMPGKSGKLYAFVNFRTKELAVKAIQKLNNKDLKGKKIRVSSSQAKNRLFIGNIPYKWTEDIFKEAVEEVGPGVVKVNLVKAPRSDTNKGYGFIEYYNQACAEYAKKKMSTPEFKLDKNAPNVSWADTKNGGESASTSQVKSLYIKNLPKTVTQEQLKRLFEHLGEVTKVVIPPAKAGHENRYGFVHFKERSMAMKALKDTERYELDGHLLDCSLAKPLAEKKDDTTSVPKGGPLLPSYTPLGYGLMGAYNPLGNGLAGAYNPHGNGVAGAYGVLGAQAAQPMLYVPGAPLGSTMIPMVLPDGRLVYLPQPAGQQTVPMTSPPPQKGGRHNGGSTGGGSSSGGRRQRGDDSGSSNSSRRGRYRPY